A genomic region of Aspergillus oryzae RIB40 DNA, chromosome 1 contains the following coding sequences:
- a CDS encoding uncharacterized protein (trans-aconitate methyltransferase) has product MSKNDWSATQYLKFEDERTMPARDLLARVPLQAPRRVVDLGCGPGNSTAVLATRYPDAHIVGMDSSPDMIQKAKATLPAYEFSVEDLRSYSPPPSVDLFFSNAVFQWLKKEERIPVIKGLMETQPSGGVFAFQVPDNLMEPSHVLMREVASNGPWASTLSNVGRDTFQSPQEIYDQLKDLSSEVNIFRTAYHHSLENHSAIVEWVKGTGLRPYVDPLSPQDKEAFLSEYLKRLESAYPKLIDGRVLLPYPRLFVVAVRK; this is encoded by the coding sequence ATGTCCAAGAATGACTGGAGCGCCACTCAATATCTGAAGTTCGAAGATGAGCGGACAATGCCGGCTCGCGACCTCCTTGCTCGGGTTCCTCTCCAAGCCCCAAGAAGAGTAGTTGATCTGGGCTGTGGACCGGGAAATTCGACCGCTGTTTTGGCAACTCGTTATCCTGATGCTCATATTGTGGGAATGGATTCATCACCCGACATGAtccagaaagcaaaggcGACTCTCCCAGCCTATGAGTTCagtgttgaagatctgcGGTCCTATTCTCCACCTCCATCAgtcgatcttttcttttccaatgcTGTTTTTCAATGgctcaagaaggaagagcgGATCCCAGTAATCAAAGGCCTAATGGAGACTCAACCATCCGGAGGAGTGTTTGCCTTTCAAGTGCCAGACAATCTGATGGAGCCCTCCCATGTCCTGATGAGGGAGGTTGCCAGTAATGGTCCCTGGGCGTCCACTCTCAGCAATGTCGGCAGAGATACCTTTCAGTCACCACAGGAGATATATGATCAACTGAAGGATTTGTCTTCTGAGGTGAACATTTTCAGAACCGCGTACCACCACTCGCTCGAGAATCATAGTGCCATCGTGGAGTGGGTTAAGGGCACCGGGTTGAGACCTTATGTTGACCCGTTGTCGCCGCAAGATAAAGAAGCATTTTTGAGCGAGTATCTGAAGCGATTGGAGAGCGCGTATCCCAAGTTAATCGATGGTCGGGTTCTGCTGCCCTATCCACGCTTGTTTGTCGTGGCGGTCAGGAAATAA
- a CDS encoding putative glutamine-serine rich protein MS8 (predicted protein) produces the protein MSDQYGGHQYNQYGAPPHGNNQYGGYGGQPGNYPAQNQYGQPPQQGYYQSTPAYDQQPHTQHSSYGQQQNYPPPYSAGPQQGGYPGDYGHGQGSYMNPPQDGGHSPYPQQQYQQGASASYYGASSQSGYASHPGQAPGLAGQEGERGLGSTILGATGGGFVGHKLGGGVLGTAGGALVGAVGANLANKAHKKHKKEKKHKKDKKHHKRKSSSSSSSSSSSSSSSD, from the exons ATGTCTGACCAGTACGGTGGCCATCAGTACAATCAGTATGGGGCACCGCCACATGGCAATAACCAGtatggtggatatggaggTCAGCCAGGGAACTATCCTGCACAAAACCAATATGGGCAGCCTCCGCAGCAGGGCTACTATCAATCTACA CCCGCTTACGATCAGCAACCTCATACCCAGCATTCCTCGTATGGCCAGCAGCAGAACTATCCCCCACCCTACAGCGCCGGCCCCCAACAAGGCGGATATCCTGGCGACTATGGCCACGGGCAAGGCTCATACATGAACCCACCACAAGATGGTGGCCACTCTCCCTACCCCCAGCAGCAATATCAACAGGGTGCGAGTGCTTCGTATTACGGCGCTAGCTCGCAGTCGGGATACGCTTCTCACCCAGGACAGGCCCCCGGCCTGGCGGGACAGGAAGGTGAGAGAGGGCTTGGTTCGACAATTCTTGGCGCTACCGGGGGTGGTTTCGTTGGCCATAAACTTGGGGGCGGGGTACTGGGTACGGCAGGGGGTGCATTGGTTGGAGCTGTAGGCGCAAATCTAGCCAACAAAGC CCACAAGAAGcacaagaaagagaaaaagcacaagaaggataagaaacATCACAAGCGCAAGTCCAGTTCCAGTTCATCGAGCTCGAGCTCGAGTTCAAGCTCCAGTGATTAG
- a CDS encoding uncharacterized protein (predicted protein), which translates to MGRKEAVEAAKLALENPWKQHSWRHYFRALLRQCSYLPDPVAKCNLHDHVVRRFRRYVIEERRPWIRWNAERQIFLFKEVKDTLSLLQRANAGYSKPLEKVIRMAYGRKGRRRKELMSALIAPDVPANHTAVEEALQRPENYEDGWEPPAIVMELLKSQQNNGILSQLNIRQVKHLEPPIPKKAIWGDGIAKSRRRNIRKDWYTDMIDHLLPPLPDPDLSILKGLVSGEMPWNPPEWRTPVNLSERQKKIRRLTRSYLRTLLKDGPVKGPTFKPYTKGRPHVITRRFMQRIWRRTLCLIPHMEWDETAKKHIFTWDSAKPTLRLGIPGGPEIFEDVDEQGKVTTTPTGLLPGGIRDKGRKPYRETPFELGLEPKHELNEQRSNRPHDLALFGVKSNRSSSKSYEKGSRMLSDKSPRKRDR; encoded by the coding sequence ACTAGCTCTCGAGAATCCCTGGAAACAGCATTCATGGCGTCATTATTTTCGTGCCTTACTTCGCCAATGTTCCTACCTACCAGACCCTGTTGCGAAATGTAATCTACATGACCATGTTGTGCGAAGATTTCGACGTTACGTGATAGAAGAGCGACGCCCATGGATCAGATGGAATGCCGAGCGGCagatctttctcttcaaagaAGTAAAGGATACCCTGTCATTACTGCAGCGGGCGAACGCAGGATATTCCAAACCACTCGAGAAAGTCATCCGAATGGCATACGGACGAAAAGGGAGACGGAGGAAGGAATTAATGAGCGCTTTGATTGCTCCCGATGTTCCTGCGAATCATACAGCTGTGGAAGAGGCCCTTCAACGACCCGAAAATTACGAAGATGGCTGGGAACCTCCAGCAATCGTGATGGAGCTCCTGAAGTCCCAGCAGAACAACGGGATTCTCTCGCAACTAAACATTCGCCAAGTGAAACACCTTGAGCCGCCCATACCCAAGAAGGCCATCTGGGGAGATGGAATTGCCAAGTCACGAAGGCGAAACATACGGAAGGATTGGTATACTGATATGATCGATCACCTCCTTCCGCCACTACCTGACCCTGACCTGAGCATCTTAAAAGGATTGGTTTCAGGAGAAATGCCATGGAACCCACCCGAATGGAGAACGCCAGTGAACCTTTccgaaagacaaaagaagatcaggCGATTAACCCGCAGTTATTTAAGAACACTATTAAAAGATGGTCCTGTAAAAGGCCCGACATTCAAGCCGTACACTAAAGGACGCCCTCATGTCATCACGCGACGATTCATGCAGAGAATCTGGAGGCGCACTCTGTGCCTGATCCCGCACATGGAGTGGGATGAGACTGCTAAAAAGCACATCTTCACATGGGACTCGGCCAAGCCGACGCTTAGGCTAGGTATTCCCGGCGGACCTGAAATAtttgaggatgttgatgaaCAGGGGAAGGTAACCACGACGCCAACTGGTTTGCTTCCCGGTGGAATACGGGACAAAGGCCGCAAGCCATACCGGGAGACGCCTTTTGAATTGGGATTAGAACCCAAACATGAACTCAACGAGCAAAGAAGCAACCGCCCACACGACCTCGCCCTATTTGGCGTCAAATCAAACAGATCATCCAGCAAGTCATACGAAAAAGGTTCACGTATGCTGTCCGACAAATCACCCAGAAAGCGTGACCGCTAG